A window of the Yersinia rochesterensis genome harbors these coding sequences:
- a CDS encoding zinc ribbon domain-containing protein YjdM, translating to MMGLPNCPKCSSEYTWQEGEKLNCPECGHEWSENSDSAAADEGLVVRDANGNLLADGDAVTVVKDLKVKGSSSTLKIGTKVKSIRLVEGDHNIDCKIDGFGPMKLKSEFVKKS from the coding sequence GTGATGGGTTTACCAAACTGTCCGAAGTGTAGTTCTGAATATACATGGCAGGAAGGGGAAAAATTAAATTGCCCAGAATGTGGTCATGAGTGGTCGGAAAATAGCGATTCTGCAGCAGCCGATGAAGGCCTGGTGGTGCGTGATGCCAATGGTAATTTACTGGCTGACGGTGATGCGGTAACTGTTGTTAAAGACCTAAAAGTAAAAGGCAGCTCTTCAACTCTGAAGATCGGAACCAAAGTGAAAAGCATCCGTCTGGTTGAAGGTGACCACAATATCGATTGTAAAATTGATGGATTTGGCCCAATGAAGCTGAAATCTGAGTTTGTGAAGAAAAGCTAA